The following proteins are co-located in the Hemitrygon akajei chromosome 25, sHemAka1.3, whole genome shotgun sequence genome:
- the LOC140716285 gene encoding uncharacterized protein, with protein MGVVPYLCLLLSCLAGVRSDIVLTQPESAVVKPGQSHRLSCAVSGFAIGSYYMHWVKQVPGKGLEWLVEHYSESYKYYAPGVQSCFTASKDSSNFYLQMNNLRLDDSATYYCARGTVRETGTGPGQKPSESACPSGAEGKGSSDRHSCIPVVLGHIRSSTQWKAGCQRGFPRRDAGWMDRGAQRITSEGSSEPSAVRGNGVTDRPGQVSVLRPHVTVNGRAMRNINDQRHFGVPVRFD; from the exons ATGGGGGTCGTTCCTTATCTCTGTCTCCTCCTGTCTTGTCTGGCAG GCGTGCGGTCCGACATCGTGCTGACACAGCCCGAGTCAGCGGTGGTAAAGCCCGGACAGTCCCACAGACTGTCCTGTGCGGTCAGTGGGTTCGCTATCGGCAGCTACTACATGCACTGGGTGAAACAGGTCCCCGGGAAAGGGCTGGAGTGGCTGGTGGAGCATTATAGTGAAAGTTACAAGTATTACGCGCCTGGAGTCCAGAGCTGTTTCACCGCTTCCAAGGACAGCAGCAACTTTTATCTGCAAATGAACAACCTGAGATTGGACGACTCGGCCACCTATTACTGTGCGAGAGGCACAGTGAGAGAGACCGGGACTGGACCGGGACAAAAACCCAGCGAGAGCGCCTGCCCTTCGGGCGCTGAGGGAAAGGGCAGCAGTGATCGCCACAGCTGTATCCCGGTCGTTCTGGGCCACATCCGCTCGTCCACGCAATGGAAGGCGGGTTGTCAGCGGGGATTCCCGAGAAGAGATGCAGGATGGATGGACCGAGGGGCTCAGCGGATCACTTCAGAGGGCAGCTCGGAGCCAAGCGCCGTGAGAGGGAATGGGGTCACCGATCGACCTGGTCAGGTGTCGGTCCTTCGTCCACACGTGACAGTAAATGGTCGGGCCATGAGGAACATTAATGATCAGAGACACTTTGGTGTTCCAGTGCGGTTTGACTGA